The following proteins are encoded in a genomic region of Amphiura filiformis chromosome 11, Afil_fr2py, whole genome shotgun sequence:
- the LOC140163582 gene encoding uncharacterized protein, translated as MEEPVKVILWSTPRSLSTVLTKCLSFVPHSLIWYEPFVGAMRYGCDARYTRSEEDIDVKYDVPAGVGYEAKYTDYLWYKHQLEADFREKEVVFVKANSYAITTRYDAIPDGYKHSFLIRHPLKVLASWKKGIYQNDKDGPYDAFSLSSLPESRVPSGYFFKEMYDLYQHIKDNYDSDPVVLDGDDLAMNPGTVLKAYCNAMGIPYTDDLLQWNPGYEIIQKWQVSRELLHFDFLKQMKTALSSSKFCKPSRSKEATTADLCKADLHCLDYCMPYYAKLRMGRLRKSRKCKEMG; from the coding sequence ATGGAGGAACCAGTGAAAGTAATTCTATGGTCTACACCAAGATCGTTATCAACCGTTTTGACAAAATGCCTTAGTTTTGTGCCTCATTCGCTGATATGGTACGAGCCGTTCGTCGGTGCCATGCGTTACGGGTGTGATGCCCGCTACACACGTTCTGAAGAGGACATCGATGTCAAGTATGATGTTCCTGCAGGCGTTGGCTATGAGGCTAAATATACCGACTATCTGTGGTATAAACACCAATTAGAAGCTGATTTTCGTGAAAAAGAAGTGGTCTTTGTGAAGGCAAATAGCTACGCTATTACAACCAGATATGATGCCATTCCAGACGGATACAAGCATTCCTTCTTGATACGACATCCTCTTAAAGTATTGGCATCTTGGAAGAAAGGCATCTATCAGAACGATAAAGATGGTCCATATGATGCGTTCAGTCTGAGTTCTTTGCCAGAATCTAGAGTACCTTCAGGTTATTTCTTCAAAGAAATGTATGATTTGTATCAGCATATCAAAGACAACTATGATTCAGATCCTGTTGTATTAGATGGAGATGATTTAGCGATGAATCCTGGCACAGTCTTGAAGGCTTATTGTAATGCAATGGGTATCCCGTACACCGACGATCTGTTACAGTGGAATCCTGGATATGAGATTATCCAAAAGTGGCAAGTTTCAAGGGAACTTTTACACTTTGATTTCTTGAAGCAGATGAAAACCGCGTTATCCAGCTCCAAGTTTTGTAAACCGTCTAGATCAAAGGAAGCTACCACAGCTGATCTTTGTAAGGCAGATCTTCATTGCCTCGACTATTGCATGCCTTACTACGCGAAACTACGCATGGGGCGTTTAAGAAAGTCAAGAAAGTGTAAAGAAATGGGCTGA
- the LOC140163964 gene encoding uncharacterized protein: MKKPVKVILWSTPRSLSTVLTKCLSFVPHSQIWYEPFVGAMRYGSDARYTRSEEDIDVKYDVPAGVGYEAKYTDYLWYKHQLEADFLEKEVVIVKANSYAITTRYDAIPDGYKHSFLIRHPLKVLTSWKKCIYQNGKDGPYDAFSLSSLPDSRVPSGYFFKEMYDLYQHIKDNYDSDPVVLDGDDLAMNPDTLLKAYCNAMGLPYTDDLLQWNSGYEIIQTWQVSRELLHFDFLKQMKTALTSSEFRQPSRSKEATTADLCKADLHCLDYCMPYYEKLRMGYLK; this comes from the coding sequence ATGAAGAAACCGGTGAAAGTAATTCTATGGTCTACGCCAAGATCTTTATCAACCGTTTTGACAAAATGCCTTAGTTTTGTGCCTCATTCGCAGATATGGTACGAGCCGTTCGTCGGTGCCATGCGTTACGGGTCTGATGCCCGCTACACACGTTCTGAAGAGGACATCGATGTCAAGTATGATGTTCCTGCGGGCGTTGGCTATGAGGCTAAATATACGGACTATCTGTGGTATAAACACCAATTAGAAGCCGATTTTCTTGAAAAGGAAGTGGTAATTGTGAAGGCAAACAGCTACGCGATTACAACCAGATATGATGCCATTCCAGACGGATACAAGCATTCCTTCTTGATACGACATCCTCTTAAAGTATTGACATCTTGGAAGAAATGCATCTATCAGAACGGTAAAGATGGTCCATATGATGCGTTCAGTCTGAGTTCTTTGCCAGATTCTAGAGTACCTTCAGGTTATTTCTTCAAAGAAATGTATGATTTATATCAGCATATCAAAGACAACTATGATTCAGATCCTGTTGTGTTAGATGGAGATGATTTAGCGATGAATCCTGACACACTCTTGAAGGCTTATTGTAATGCTATGGGTCTCCCGTACACCGACGATCTGTTACAGTGGAATTCTGGATATGAGATTATCCAAACGTGGCAAGTTTCAAGGGAACTGTTACACTTTGATTTCTTGAAGCAGATGAAAACCGCGTTAACCAGCTCCGAGTTTCGTCAACCGTCTAGATCAAAGGAAGCTACAACAGCTGATCTTTGTAAGGCAGATCTTCATTGCCTCGACTATTGCATGCCCTACTACGAGAAACTACGCATGGGGTATCTGAAATAA
- the LOC140163581 gene encoding uncharacterized protein translates to MGFEHAIEHRLRLSDLSRELIPYFGSTYGKGSIPSLKKSEEFKGFMMECFNLDGNTPDAREALTIFVITGSMEFNVGAAVTGWLGSLTIAILGVIGWPTGFALKRWSCRQVGIAGALIFFAGTLLSVFATSIEHLFATFAVLIGIGSGMAWVSLVTVVESHFKDNFALTYSFICTGLAMGKFVLPLLVQVFIDIYGWRGGLLLESALIFHMVAFACLFRSNHSRTTSTTERKTNKADHAGETRNAYNNLQLKILEDKASACHAGGECYDGVHKFEENAASVQYTESPENRPLKSVSVIRSGQNFIPTLPVWIITFVYVLQSFSFTAVSVHIVAKMKDTGASGSKASIALSLIGLGGVPGRIINGIVIHRRWLSPIKIEITITCLTCVVAFIASAVDGYAMWMIYATCLGFFVTGFLFTNIFILIQEVDSSSRFSVNIGFVMMLSAIGDVCAGYLAGWPTGFALKRWSCRQVGIAGALIFFAGTLLSVFATSIEHLFATFAVLIGIGSGMAWVSLVTVVESHFKDNFALTYSFICTGLAMGKFVLPLLVQVFIDIDGWRGGLLLESALIFHMVAFACLFRSNHSRTTSTTERKTNKADHAGETRNAYNNLQLKTLEDKASACQAAGECDDSAQTFEENAASAQYTESPANLTLKSVSMIRSCPNVIPTLPVWIITFVYVLQSFSFTAVSIHFVAKMKDTGASDTKASVALSLIGLGGVPGRIINGIVIHRRWLSPIKIEITITCLTCVVAFIASAVDGYAMLMIYATCLGFFVTGFLFTNIFILIQEVDSSSRFSVNIGFVMMLSAIGDVCAGYLSGWPTGFALKRWSCRQVGVAGALIFFAGTLLSVFATSIEYLFATFAVLTGIGSGMTLVSLVTMVESHFKDNFALTYSFISTGVPVGKFVLPPLIQVFINIYGWRGGLLLESALIFHIEPFACLFRSNHPQSSSTTERKTNMANHEAETRSDAYNNLQLQILEDTASSCHMGGECDDDVQEFEENATSPQYTESPEQLPSKSVSMIRSCPNFIPTLPVWIITFVYVLQSFSFTAVSVHIVAKMTDTGASGTKASIALSLIGLGAVIGRIINGIVVHRRWLSPIKIEITITCLTCVVAFIASAVDGYVMLMVYATCLGFFVPGFLFTNIYILIQEVDLSSRFSVNIGFVTMLSAIGDVCAGYLPGLIRDITGSYEIAFYIAGGAFLLALLLTISLYFLEIRRRSPVVHSSSALESEADV, encoded by the exons GAATTTAACGTTGGAGCAGCAGTAACGGGATGGCTGGGAAGTTTAACAATAGCAATACTTGGTGTCATAG GTTGGCCGACAGGTTTCGCATTAAAGCGATGGAGTTGTCGGCAAGTCGGAATAGCCGGAGCTCTCATCTTCTTCGCTGGCACATTGCTGAGCGTCTTTGCAACATCAATTGAACATCTGTTTGCTACTTTTGCGGTACTGATAG GGATAGGAAGTGGAATGGCATGGGTGTCACTTGTGACTGTGGTCGAAAGTCACTTTAAGGACAATTTTGCACTCACGTATTCCTTCATATGTACTGGTCTAGCTATGGGAAAATTCGTTCTACCACTGCTTGTCCAAGTTTTTATCGATATTTATGGATGGCGTGGAGGTCTCTTGCTGGAATCTGCTTTGATCTTTCATATGGTAGCCTTTGCTTGTTTATTTAGATCAAATCATTCGCGAACTACTTCTACCACCGAAAGGAAGACGAACAAGGCGGATCACGCGGGTGAAACAAGAAACGCATATAATAATTTGCAATTAAAAATACTGGAAGACAAAGCCTCAGCCTGTCACGCGGGAGGAGAATGCTATGATGGTGTGCACAAATTTGAAGAGAACGCAGCAAGTGTCCAATACACTGAATCACCAGAAAATCGACCATTAAAGTCAGTTTCTGTGATACGATCGGGCCAAAATTTTATACCCACTTTACCTGTATGGATAATAACGTTTGTATACGTTCTTCAAAGTTTTTCATTTACAGCGGTATCTGTTCATATCGTAGCCAAAATGAAAGATACGGGAGCATCCGGCAGCAAAGCAAGTATCGCGTTGTCATTGATAGGTCTTGGCGGTGTGCCAGGGCGGATAATAAACGGCATAGTTATACATCGTAGATGGTTATCACCTATTAAAATCGAAATAACAATAACATGTTTGACTTGCGTGGTGGCGTTTATTGCCAGTGCAGTTGATGGCTACGCTATGTGGATGATTTATGCGACATGCTTAGGGTTCTTTGTCACTGGATTCttgtttacaaacatttttattcTAATACAAGAAGTTGATTCAAGTTCAAGGTTCTCCGTCAACATCGGCTTTGTGATGATGTTATCTGCAATTGGGGACGTATGTGCAGGATATCTGGCAG GTTGGCCGACAGGTTTCGCATTAAAGCGATGGAGTTGTCGGCAAGTCGGAATAGCCGGAGCTCTCATCTTCTTCGCTGGCACATTGCTGAGCGTCTTTGCAACATCAATTGAACATCTGTTTGCTACTTTTGCGGTACTGATAG GGATAGGAAGTGGAATGGCATGGGTGTCACTTGTGACTGTGGTCGAAAGTCACTTTAAGGACAATTTTGCACTCACGTATTCCTTCATATGTACTGGTCTAGCTATGGGAAAATTCGTTCTACCACTGCTTGTTCAAGTTTTTATCGATATTGATGGATGGCGTGGAGGTCTCTTGCTGGAATCTGCTTTGATCTTTCATATGGTAGCCTTTGCTTGTTTATTTAGATCAAATCATTCGCGAACTACTTCTACCACCGAAAGGAAGACGAACAAGGCGGATCACGCGGGTGAAACAAGAAATGCATATAATAATTTGCAATTGAAAACATTAGAAGACAAAGCCTCAGCCTGTCAAGCGGCAGGAGAATGCGACGATAGTGCGCAAACGTTTGAAGAGAACGCAGCAAGTGCCCAATACACTGAATCACCGGCAAATCTAACATTAAAGTCAGTTTCTATGATACGATCGTGCCCAAATGTTATACCCACTTTACCTGTATGGATAATAACGTTTGTATACGTTCTTCAAAGTTTTTCATTTACAGCGGTATCTATTCATTTCGTAGCCAAAATGAAAGATACGGGAGCATCCGACACCAAAGCAAGTGTCGCGTTGTCATTAATAGGTCTTGGCGGTGTGCCAGGGCGGATAATAAACGGCATAGTTATACATCGTAGATGGTTATCACCTATTAAAATCGAAATAACAATAACATGTTTGACTTGCGTGGTGGCGTTTATTGCCAGTGCAGTTGATGGCTACGCTATGTTGATGATTTATGCGACATGCTTAGGGTTCTTTGTCACTGGATTCttgtttacaaacatttttattcTAATACAAGAAGTCGATTCAAGTTCAAGGTTCTCCGTCAACATCGGCTTTGTGATGATGTTATCTGCAATTGGGGACGTATGTGCAGGATATTTGTCAG GTTGGCCGACAGGTTTCGCATTAAAGCGATGGAGTTGTCGGCAAGTAGGAGTAGCCGGAGCTCTCATCTTCTTCGCTGGCACATTGCTGAGCGTCTTTGCAACTTCAATTGAGTATCTGTTTGCTACTTTTGCGGTACTGACAG GGATAGGAAGTGGAATGACATTGGTGTCTCTTGTTACCATGGTCGAAAGCCacttcaaggacaattttgctctcACCTATTCCTTCATAAGTACCGGCGTACCCGTGGGTAAATTCGTTCTACCACCGCTTATCCAAGTTTTTATCAATATTTATGGATGGCGTGGAGGTCTCTTACTGGAATCTgctttgatctttcatattgaaccTTTTGCTTGTTTATTCAGATCAAATCATCCGCAAAGTTCTTCTACCACTGAAAGGAAAACGAACATGGCAAATCACGAGGCTGAAACAAGAAGTGACGCATATAATAATTTGCAATTGCAAATATTGGAAGACACAGCCTCATCCTGTCACATGGGAGGAGAATGTGACGATGATGTGCAAGAGTTTGAAGAGAACGCAACAAGTCCCCAATACACTGAATCACCGGAACAGCTACCATCAAAGTCAGTTTCTATGATACGATCGTGTCCAAATTTTATACCCACTTTACCTGTGTGGATAATAACGTTCGTATACGTTCTTCAAAGTTTTTCATTTACAGCGGTATCTGTTCATATCGTAGCCAAAATGACAGATACGGGAGCATCCGGCACCAAAGCAAGTATCGCGTTGTCATTGATAGGTCTTGGAGCCGTGATCGGGCGGATAATAAACGGCATAGTTGTACATCGTAGATGGTTATCGCCTATTAAAATCGAAATAACAATAACATGTTTGACTTGCGTGGTAGCGTTTATTGCCAGTGCAGTTGATGGCTACGTTATGTTGATGGTTTATGCGACATGCTTAGGGTTCTTTGTCCCTGGATTCTTGTTTACTAACATTTATATTCTAATACAAGAAGTCGATTTAAGTTCAAGGTTCTCCGTCAACATCGGCTTCGTGACGATGTTATCTGCAATTGGGGACGTATGTGCAGGATATTTGCCAG GATTGATACGGGACATTACTGGCAGCTATGAAATAGCATTCTACATTGCGGGAGGAGCTTTCCTGTTGGCTCTTTTGCTGACAATCAGTCTTTACTTTTTGGAAATAAGACGAAGGAGTCCAGTGGTCCATTCTTCAAGTGCTTTAGAGTCAGAAGCTGATGTGTGA